Proteins from one Planctomyces sp. SH-PL62 genomic window:
- a CDS encoding alpha/beta fold hydrolase: protein MLRLLPILLATCGWGDVKEDARKFLELCQASKFAEARAEFGPKMAEALTTEKLAQLWQGLEKQLGPITEMGEPREDRVGVSRRAKIRCQFKTTALDALVSFDPQGRIEGFFLLPAADENAKKPEPPYADPSKYVEEEVVVGAEGWPLAGTLTRPKGVEKAPLAILLHGSGPHDRDETIGPNAPFRDLAHGLASRGMAVLRFEKRTHAHKERYADPKVRDAVAVQDEVVDDALAAVARARSWKGIDPDRIVVLGHSLGGTAAPMVAKQDGRLAGVVLLAASARPAAEMVRDQVDHIKRVDPDRAKALADLDSNLDDRLARMKSGEAKDDETLLGVPVRYWKTMDAAHPDRLLAELPTLPVLVLQGGRDYQVTEADFDLFRRALDGRPNATLKLYPDLNHGFQPGEGKAVPAEYEKPGFVDVRVIDDVAAWVRSLPPR from the coding sequence ATGCTCCGCTTGCTGCCGATCTTGCTGGCGACCTGCGGCTGGGGTGACGTGAAGGAGGACGCCCGGAAGTTCCTGGAGCTTTGCCAGGCGTCGAAGTTCGCCGAGGCCCGCGCGGAGTTCGGCCCGAAAATGGCCGAGGCGCTGACCACGGAGAAGCTCGCCCAGCTCTGGCAGGGCCTCGAGAAGCAGCTCGGCCCGATCACGGAAATGGGCGAGCCTCGCGAGGACCGCGTCGGGGTCTCGCGGCGGGCGAAGATCCGCTGCCAGTTCAAGACGACCGCGCTCGACGCCCTGGTGAGCTTCGACCCCCAGGGGCGAATCGAGGGTTTCTTCCTCCTCCCCGCCGCCGACGAGAACGCGAAGAAGCCCGAGCCCCCCTACGCCGACCCGTCGAAATACGTCGAGGAGGAGGTCGTCGTCGGGGCCGAGGGCTGGCCCTTGGCGGGGACCTTGACCCGGCCGAAGGGGGTGGAGAAGGCCCCGCTGGCGATCCTCCTCCACGGCTCGGGGCCGCACGACCGCGACGAGACGATCGGCCCCAACGCCCCGTTCCGCGACCTGGCCCACGGCCTGGCGAGCCGGGGCATGGCGGTCCTCCGCTTCGAGAAGCGGACCCACGCCCACAAGGAACGCTACGCCGACCCCAAGGTCCGCGACGCCGTGGCCGTCCAGGACGAGGTCGTCGACGACGCCCTGGCCGCCGTCGCCAGGGCCAGGAGCTGGAAGGGGATCGATCCCGATCGGATCGTCGTCCTGGGCCACAGCCTGGGAGGGACCGCCGCCCCGATGGTCGCGAAGCAGGACGGCCGACTCGCCGGGGTCGTGCTCCTGGCCGCCTCGGCCCGGCCCGCCGCCGAGATGGTCCGCGACCAGGTCGACCACATCAAGCGGGTGGACCCCGACCGCGCGAAGGCCCTCGCCGACCTGGACTCGAACCTCGACGACCGGCTGGCCCGGATGAAGTCGGGCGAGGCGAAGGACGACGAGACCCTCCTGGGAGTCCCGGTCCGGTACTGGAAGACGATGGACGCCGCCCATCCCGACCGGCTCCTCGCCGAGCTTCCGACCCTGCCGGTCCTGGTCCTCCAGGGGGGCCGCGACTATCAGGTCACCGAGGCCGATTTCGACCTCTTCCGCCGCGCCCTCGACGGCCGCCCCAACGCGACCCTGAAGCTCTACCCCGACCTCAACCACGGCTTCCAGCCCGGCGAGGGCAAGGCCGTCCCGGCCGAGTACGAGAAGCCGGGGTTCGTCGACGTCCGGGTGATCGACGACGTTGCCGCCTGGGTGCGGTCCCTCCCCCCGCGTTGA
- a CDS encoding thioredoxin-like domain-containing protein, with protein MQRPRSERNTTLGWLALAAGVVALSAWYSNTGPPPGPSATDAGRLHVRRASLQAPPAPSFDGAVGWINSGPIDLASLKGKVVLLDFWTYCCINCHHILPDLEKLEKKYKNELVVIGVHSGKFDAERNTENIRRKVAEYRIKHPVVNDAEMIIWERFDVHSWPTRVLIDPDGQVVVFGRDEDGNPITSIGGEGRYELFDFAIGKLADTFRKAGKLDETPMTFATEESQYADKPLLFPGKVLADAKSNRLFISDTGHDRIVQTDLDGKNPVLIGGGGQGLVDGDFATARFNRQQGMCLEGDVLYVADTENHAIRTVDLKAKTVTTVVGDGKQSDRDPRPPFEGPGKTSTISSPWDVIQVPGSRTIYIAMAGTHQIYAFDPESGVVRWFAGSGYENILDGTPAKSRFAQPSGFATDGENLFIADSEVSGVRVISGLRDAAPKVGRVVGMGLFEFGDRDGVGPAQVRLQHCLGLAFGDGKLYIADTYNNKVKVCDPEKAAVETFLGAVEAGDSDDPPRFHEPGGLSFADGKLYVADTNNHKIRVVDLGTRAVKTLEIPDLKPPGPPSP; from the coding sequence ATGCAGCGCCCGCGATCGGAGCGGAACACGACCCTGGGATGGCTCGCCCTGGCGGCGGGCGTCGTCGCCCTCTCCGCGTGGTATTCGAACACCGGCCCGCCGCCGGGTCCGTCCGCGACCGACGCCGGGCGCCTGCACGTCCGCAGGGCGTCGCTCCAGGCGCCCCCCGCCCCCAGCTTCGACGGCGCCGTGGGCTGGATCAACTCGGGGCCGATCGACCTGGCCTCGCTCAAGGGGAAGGTCGTCCTGCTGGACTTCTGGACCTACTGCTGCATCAACTGCCACCACATCCTCCCGGACCTCGAGAAGCTCGAGAAGAAGTACAAGAACGAGCTGGTGGTGATCGGCGTCCACTCCGGCAAGTTCGACGCCGAGCGCAACACCGAGAACATCCGCCGCAAGGTGGCCGAGTACCGGATCAAACACCCCGTCGTCAACGACGCCGAGATGATCATCTGGGAGCGGTTCGACGTCCACAGCTGGCCGACCCGCGTCCTCATCGACCCCGACGGCCAGGTCGTCGTCTTCGGCCGCGACGAGGACGGCAATCCGATCACCTCGATCGGCGGCGAGGGCCGCTACGAACTCTTCGACTTCGCCATCGGCAAGCTCGCCGACACCTTCCGCAAGGCCGGCAAGCTGGACGAGACCCCCATGACCTTCGCCACAGAGGAGAGCCAGTACGCCGACAAGCCCCTGCTCTTCCCGGGCAAGGTCCTCGCCGACGCGAAGTCGAACCGGCTGTTCATCTCCGACACCGGGCACGACCGGATCGTCCAGACCGACCTCGACGGCAAGAACCCCGTGCTCATCGGCGGCGGCGGCCAGGGCCTCGTCGACGGCGACTTCGCCACGGCCCGCTTCAACCGCCAGCAGGGGATGTGCCTGGAAGGAGACGTCCTCTACGTCGCCGACACCGAGAACCACGCCATCCGCACCGTCGACCTCAAGGCGAAGACGGTGACGACGGTCGTCGGCGACGGAAAACAGTCGGACCGCGACCCCCGCCCGCCCTTCGAGGGGCCGGGCAAGACCTCGACGATCTCCAGCCCCTGGGACGTGATCCAGGTCCCCGGCTCGCGGACGATCTACATCGCGATGGCCGGCACCCACCAGATCTACGCCTTCGACCCCGAATCCGGCGTCGTCCGCTGGTTCGCCGGCTCGGGCTACGAGAACATCCTCGACGGCACGCCCGCCAAGTCCCGGTTCGCCCAGCCCAGCGGCTTCGCGACCGACGGCGAGAACCTGTTCATCGCCGATTCCGAGGTCTCCGGGGTGCGCGTGATCTCCGGACTCCGCGACGCCGCGCCCAAGGTCGGACGCGTCGTGGGCATGGGCCTGTTCGAGTTCGGCGACCGCGACGGCGTAGGCCCGGCGCAGGTCCGGCTCCAGCACTGCCTGGGCCTGGCCTTCGGCGACGGCAAGCTCTACATCGCCGACACCTACAACAACAAGGTCAAGGTCTGCGACCCCGAGAAGGCCGCCGTCGAAACCTTCCTCGGCGCCGTCGAGGCCGGCGACTCCGACGACCCCCCCCGATTCCACGAGCCCGGCGGGCTCAGTTTCGCCGACGGCAAGCTGTACGTGGCCGACACCAACAACCACAAGATCAGGGTCGTCGACCTCGGCACCCGCGCGGTCAAGACTCTGGAGATCCCCGACCTCAAGCCCCCCGGCCCTCCTTCCCCCTGA
- a CDS encoding ribose-phosphate diphosphokinase: protein MSLICTSEDRVDPYGELKVFAGSASGSLAESIAHHLGAGLAKAETRTFSEGCVFVRVLENVRGRDVYIIQGTEYPVNDNFMELLFWIDAFKRASATQVTAVIPFFSYAKGDKKDEPRVSIRARVCADCIEAAGADRVLTMDLHSPQIQGFFRIPVDHLYAMPVLVDYFRRKQIPDLVVASPDVGFGKQAYKFAEMINAPVVFGNKVRRGHDEKAEMLDIVGEVKDRNVLIVDDFTISGGTLIEMAVACKERGAKDVYACVSHGVFSKGSSEKLARSPIKELVMTDTIGYRFEPLAPCCKVVSVASLFADAIMSIHRRESVSRLFKS from the coding sequence ATGTCCCTGATCTGCACGTCGGAAGATCGGGTCGATCCCTACGGCGAGCTGAAAGTCTTCGCCGGCAGCGCCAGCGGCTCGCTGGCCGAGTCCATCGCGCACCACCTGGGGGCCGGCCTGGCCAAGGCGGAGACTCGCACCTTCAGCGAGGGCTGCGTCTTCGTCCGCGTCCTGGAGAACGTCCGCGGGCGCGACGTCTACATCATTCAGGGGACGGAATACCCGGTCAACGACAACTTCATGGAGCTGCTCTTCTGGATCGACGCCTTCAAGCGGGCGAGCGCGACCCAGGTGACGGCCGTCATCCCCTTCTTCTCCTACGCCAAGGGGGACAAGAAGGACGAGCCCCGGGTCTCGATCCGCGCCCGCGTCTGCGCCGACTGCATCGAGGCCGCCGGGGCCGATCGCGTCCTGACCATGGACCTGCACAGCCCGCAGATCCAGGGCTTCTTCCGCATCCCGGTCGACCACCTCTACGCCATGCCGGTCCTGGTGGACTACTTCCGGCGCAAGCAGATCCCGGACCTGGTCGTGGCCTCGCCCGACGTCGGCTTCGGCAAGCAGGCCTACAAGTTCGCCGAGATGATCAACGCCCCGGTGGTCTTCGGCAACAAGGTCCGGCGCGGGCACGACGAGAAGGCCGAGATGCTCGACATCGTCGGCGAGGTCAAGGACCGCAACGTCCTGATCGTCGACGACTTCACCATCTCCGGCGGCACCCTCATCGAGATGGCCGTCGCCTGCAAGGAGCGCGGGGCCAAGGACGTCTACGCCTGCGTCTCGCACGGGGTCTTCTCCAAGGGCTCCTCCGAGAAGCTCGCCCGCTCCCCGATCAAGGAGCTGGTGATGACCGACACGATCGGCTACCGCTTCGAACCGCTCGCCCCCTGCTGCAAGGTCGTGAGCGTCGCCAGCCTGTTCGCCGACGCCATCATGTCCATCCACCGTCGCGAGAGCGTCAGCCGACTGTTCAAGAGCTGA
- a CDS encoding SGNH/GDSL hydrolase family protein: MRRHRGFRLELLFATLVGCVAWGAGAMSDEGPGVRAEDVRKILFLGNSITLHGPKADIGWEGNWGMAATAPEKDYVHLVTAGIARRAGKPPETLVRNIADFERDYANYDVEAKMKELFAFDADLVVLSIGENVPALDSEEAGERFKAGVAKILAGVRSAKRPIVIVRSSFWADEAKDRRLREASDEAGAIYVDAGPLGREEANAARSERSYQHAGVGAHPGDRGMQALADAILRAVPSREADPAR, from the coding sequence GTGAGACGTCACCGTGGATTCCGGCTCGAACTTCTGTTCGCGACGTTGGTCGGCTGCGTCGCCTGGGGCGCCGGGGCGATGAGCGACGAGGGGCCGGGCGTCCGGGCGGAGGACGTCCGCAAGATCCTGTTCCTGGGGAACAGCATCACCCTGCACGGCCCCAAGGCCGACATCGGCTGGGAGGGGAACTGGGGCATGGCCGCGACCGCGCCGGAGAAGGACTACGTTCATCTGGTGACGGCGGGGATCGCCCGACGAGCCGGGAAGCCGCCGGAGACTCTGGTCCGCAATATCGCCGATTTCGAGCGCGATTATGCGAACTACGATGTCGAGGCGAAGATGAAGGAGCTGTTCGCCTTCGACGCCGACCTGGTGGTGCTGTCCATCGGCGAGAACGTCCCGGCGCTCGATTCCGAGGAGGCCGGCGAGCGGTTCAAGGCGGGCGTGGCGAAGATCCTCGCGGGCGTGCGTTCCGCGAAGCGTCCGATCGTCATCGTCCGGAGTTCCTTCTGGGCGGACGAGGCGAAGGACCGCCGGCTTCGCGAGGCGAGCGACGAGGCCGGCGCGATCTACGTCGACGCCGGCCCGCTCGGCCGCGAGGAGGCCAACGCGGCGCGGTCGGAGCGGTCGTATCAGCACGCCGGAGTCGGAGCCCATCCCGGCGACCGCGGCATGCAGGCGCTGGCCGACGCCATCCTCCGGGCCGTCCCGTCCCGAGAGGCCGACCCGGCCCGTTGA
- a CDS encoding PEP-CTERM sorting domain-containing protein — protein MNTSTRQAATAAGLGGGRRRLFSLRPLAAACAVVALASAVEGRAGAVVTTISPSSLGVLRTYFLPDPPIRDLDLNPYSLVTGYEPRGAIEVSSAVKFALPPDAGPHSPIASAVFYLTLESAFPSFGDDPRFSVGVSRSDDGVVSLDDSYGQFLGDSGRVELGSGTNQVFAFDATDFVQSAVVAGTPFVRLSIQRSGFGGGINLWSQGDMAPRLVIKTIPEPSSAVLAGIGLAGLLAARLAARRPS, from the coding sequence ATGAACACGAGTACGCGCCAGGCGGCCACGGCGGCCGGCCTGGGCGGAGGGAGGCGGCGACTCTTCAGCCTGCGGCCCCTGGCGGCGGCCTGCGCCGTCGTGGCGCTCGCCTCCGCCGTCGAGGGCCGGGCGGGAGCCGTGGTGACCACCATCTCGCCGAGCTCCTTAGGGGTGTTGCGGACCTACTTCCTCCCCGACCCCCCCATTCGGGATCTCGATCTCAACCCCTACTCGCTCGTCACGGGGTACGAACCGAGGGGCGCTATTGAAGTCAGCTCTGCCGTCAAGTTCGCCCTCCCGCCCGACGCCGGCCCCCATTCCCCCATCGCGTCGGCCGTCTTCTACCTGACCCTCGAGTCGGCTTTCCCCAGCTTCGGCGACGATCCCAGGTTCTCAGTGGGGGTCTCTCGCTCCGATGACGGGGTGGTGAGCCTGGACGACTCCTACGGCCAGTTCCTCGGCGATTCGGGGCGGGTCGAGCTCGGCTCCGGCACGAACCAGGTTTTCGCGTTCGACGCGACCGACTTCGTGCAATCCGCCGTTGTCGCGGGCACGCCGTTCGTGAGGCTGTCGATCCAGCGCAGTGGATTCGGCGGCGGAATCAACTTATGGAGCCAGGGCGACATGGCCCCGCGCCTGGTCATCAAGACGATCCCCGAGCCGTCGAGCGCGGTGCTGGCGGGGATCGGCCTGGCGGGGCTGCTCGCGGCGCGTCTCGCCGCCCGACGGCCCTCCTGA
- a CDS encoding PEP-CTERM sorting domain-containing protein has product MNTKMQCMIRTDGAIGGRRRRLGLRPLAAACAVLALASAVEGRAGAVVTTIAPSSSGVLRYGQIPGGPTIVDLDLDPDSLVMGSDPRSSTEVSSAVKFALPPDAGPHSPITSAVFYLTLESAYPNFGDDPRFSVGVSRSDDGVVGLNDFWGVDLFLGSSGSLPFGSGMYEVYAFDATAYVHSAVVAGTPFVTLSIWHSGFGGGITLWNRGDRAPRLVIKTIPEPSSVLLAGIGLAGLFAARRVVRRPV; this is encoded by the coding sequence ATGAACACGAAGATGCAGTGCATGATCAGGACGGACGGCGCGATCGGAGGGAGGCGGCGACGCCTCGGGCTGCGGCCCCTGGCTGCGGCCTGCGCCGTCCTGGCGCTCGCCTCCGCCGTCGAGGGCCGGGCGGGAGCCGTGGTGACGACCATCGCGCCGTCGTCCTCAGGGGTGTTGCGGTACGGCCAGATCCCGGGCGGCCCCACTATTGTGGACCTTGACCTCGATCCCGACTCGCTCGTCATGGGGTCCGATCCGAGGTCCTCTACTGAAGTCAGCTCTGCCGTCAAGTTCGCCCTCCCGCCCGACGCCGGCCCCCATTCCCCCATCACGTCCGCCGTCTTCTACCTGACCCTCGAGTCGGCTTACCCCAACTTCGGCGACGATCCCAGGTTCTCAGTGGGGGTCTCTCGCTCCGATGACGGGGTGGTGGGCCTGAACGACTTCTGGGGCGTCGACCTCTTCCTCGGCTCGTCGGGGTCGCTCCCGTTCGGCAGCGGCATGTACGAGGTTTACGCGTTCGACGCGACCGCCTACGTGCACTCCGCCGTCGTCGCGGGCACGCCGTTCGTGACCCTGTCGATCTGGCACAGTGGATTCGGCGGCGGAATCACGTTGTGGAACCGGGGCGACCGGGCCCCACGCCTGGTCATCAAGACGATCCCCGAGCCGTCGAGCGTGCTCCTGGCGGGAATCGGCCTGGCCGGGCTGTTCGCGGCGCGTCGAGTCGTCCGACGGCCGGTGTGA
- the kdsB gene encoding 3-deoxy-manno-octulosonate cytidylyltransferase, translating into MENVAVIPARFASTRLPGKPLLSDTGKPLIQHVVEAAKRARSLQRVIVATDDERIADAVRGFGGEVAMTRADHATGTDRVAEVAAAIPTAAIIVNVQGDEPEIDGSSIDRLIALLRDDPEAPMATLATPIRDEAVYRDPSCVKVVASKRGRALYFSRSPIPFHRDAAPDFADPAAPAAFLHLGLYAYRRDFLLRVGDLPRSPLESAEKLEQLRVLEAGLPIALGIVDEPSIGIDTPEDYRRFVERHRRAHPA; encoded by the coding sequence ATGGAAAATGTGGCCGTGATCCCGGCGCGGTTCGCTTCGACCCGACTGCCCGGCAAACCCCTTCTATCCGACACCGGAAAGCCCTTGATCCAGCACGTGGTCGAGGCCGCGAAACGCGCGCGATCGCTGCAACGCGTCATCGTCGCCACCGACGACGAACGCATCGCCGACGCCGTCCGCGGCTTCGGCGGCGAAGTCGCCATGACCCGCGCCGACCATGCGACGGGCACCGACCGCGTGGCCGAGGTCGCCGCTGCGATCCCCACCGCCGCGATCATCGTCAACGTCCAGGGAGACGAACCTGAGATCGACGGATCTTCAATTGATCGCCTGATCGCGCTCCTGCGGGACGACCCCGAGGCGCCGATGGCCACCCTCGCCACCCCGATCCGCGACGAGGCCGTCTACCGCGACCCCTCGTGCGTCAAGGTCGTGGCCTCGAAGCGCGGCCGCGCCCTCTACTTCTCGCGCAGCCCGATCCCCTTCCACCGCGACGCCGCGCCGGACTTCGCCGACCCGGCCGCCCCCGCGGCGTTCCTCCACCTGGGCCTCTACGCCTACCGCCGCGACTTCCTCCTGCGCGTCGGCGACCTCCCGCGGTCGCCGCTGGAATCGGCCGAGAAGCTCGAACAGCTCCGCGTCCTCGAGGCCGGCCTCCCCATCGCGCTCGGGATCGTCGACGAGCCGAGCATCGGCATCGACACCCCCGAGGACTATCGCCGCTTCGTCGAGCGGCATCGCCGCGCCCATCCGGCCTGA
- a CDS encoding S8 family peptidase: MAWTLTGNNSRDSRRRQRPAIEELDVRRLLSTGLGGALSKQAAVRHAEAAQRVRPAAAQVLAQPRAKMNAAVQHLQIVRAAGAEGAPQRLALRKAAAAAEATATPAGGVAAGAATAFDPIIGSAQVRQAYNVDGSGLTVAVIDTGVNYNSASLGGGYGPNARVIAGHDFGDDDDDPIASSSQHGTAVAGLIAGGDADHLGVAPGVDVVALKVTNANNTADTSDIADALQWVVDHHSEYHISVVNISLSNGKNYARNWFAADGGVGQRMTQLVKQLKDLNIPVVAATGNSFTGQQGEGFTAVLDGVISVTASDSSDKLLSNAQRLGTELGGSTATDLAAPGAGIAALIDGSSYSNVEGTSFAAPLVSGSIVLLQSIYKARTGSLPTVAQLQSWLDQGAKTIRDDVTGIDLGRLDVLKSASLIPGGSATPTPAPTPKPTPTPTPTPKPTPIPTPTPTPKPTPTPTPTPKPTPTPTPVPTKPVVVPPAEQVLIPPTPPVDYTPVIPTTPTPAPSTPTPTPTPPAPAPTTPGTGEPPGEESVEPTPTFLEVPVYLNGKAVEQLTPTSVDEAASTTKLAKADVDQLLRAMSRWASSSSGSRSVRAWSVATTR; encoded by the coding sequence ATGGCATGGACCCTGACTGGCAACAACAGCCGAGATTCTCGACGCAGGCAACGACCGGCGATCGAGGAGCTCGACGTCCGCCGCCTGCTCTCGACGGGCCTCGGAGGGGCCCTCTCCAAGCAAGCCGCCGTCAGGCACGCCGAGGCGGCGCAGCGGGTCCGGCCCGCGGCGGCGCAGGTGCTGGCCCAGCCGCGAGCCAAGATGAACGCGGCCGTCCAGCACCTGCAGATCGTCCGCGCGGCGGGTGCCGAAGGGGCCCCGCAACGGCTCGCGCTCCGCAAGGCGGCCGCCGCGGCCGAGGCGACGGCGACTCCCGCGGGCGGCGTCGCCGCCGGCGCCGCGACCGCCTTCGACCCGATCATCGGGTCGGCCCAGGTCCGCCAGGCGTACAACGTCGACGGCTCCGGGCTGACCGTGGCGGTGATCGACACCGGCGTCAATTACAACAGCGCGAGCCTCGGCGGCGGCTACGGCCCCAACGCCCGGGTGATCGCCGGCCATGACTTCGGCGACGACGACGACGACCCGATCGCCTCCTCGTCCCAGCACGGCACGGCGGTCGCCGGCCTGATCGCGGGGGGCGACGCGGACCACCTGGGCGTCGCGCCCGGCGTCGACGTCGTGGCCCTCAAGGTCACCAACGCGAACAACACGGCCGACACCAGCGACATCGCCGACGCGCTCCAGTGGGTGGTCGACCACCACTCCGAGTACCACATCAGCGTGGTCAACATCTCGCTCTCCAACGGCAAGAACTACGCCCGCAACTGGTTCGCCGCCGACGGCGGCGTGGGCCAGCGGATGACCCAGCTCGTCAAGCAGCTCAAGGACCTGAACATCCCGGTCGTCGCGGCCACGGGGAACAGCTTCACGGGCCAGCAGGGCGAGGGATTCACCGCCGTCCTCGACGGCGTGATCAGCGTCACCGCCAGCGATTCCTCGGACAAGCTCCTCTCCAACGCCCAGCGGCTCGGCACGGAACTCGGCGGCTCCACCGCCACCGACCTCGCCGCCCCCGGCGCGGGGATCGCCGCCCTGATCGACGGCTCCAGCTACTCGAACGTCGAGGGGACGAGCTTCGCCGCCCCCCTGGTCTCGGGTTCGATCGTCCTGCTCCAGTCGATCTACAAGGCGCGCACCGGTTCGCTCCCGACCGTCGCCCAGCTCCAGAGCTGGCTCGATCAGGGCGCGAAGACCATCCGCGACGACGTGACCGGCATCGACCTCGGGCGGCTCGACGTCCTCAAGTCGGCCTCGCTGATCCCCGGCGGCTCCGCCACGCCGACGCCCGCTCCCACCCCGAAGCCGACGCCCACACCGACGCCCACGCCCAAGCCGACTCCGATCCCGACGCCGACGCCCACTCCCAAGCCGACGCCGACGCCGACGCCGACCCCCAAGCCGACGCCCACGCCGACGCCGGTCCCGACGAAGCCCGTCGTCGTCCCTCCGGCCGAGCAGGTGCTGATCCCGCCGACGCCCCCGGTGGACTACACGCCGGTGATCCCGACGACGCCCACGCCGGCGCCGAGCACGCCGACTCCGACGCCGACGCCCCCGGCTCCCGCCCCGACGACGCCCGGCACCGGCGAGCCGCCGGGAGAGGAGTCTGTCGAACCGACGCCGACCTTTCTGGAGGTCCCGGTCTATCTCAACGGCAAGGCCGTCGAGCAGCTCACCCCGACCTCGGTGGATGAGGCTGCATCGACTACGAAGTTGGCCAAGGCTGACGTCGATCAACTCCTCCGAGCGATGAGCCGGTGGGCCAGCTCCTCCAGCGGCTCCCGTTCGGTCCGGGCGTGGAGCGTCGCCACGACCAGGTGA
- a CDS encoding SDR family oxidoreductase, with protein sequence MSRKPETAVVTGAGSGIGRGVAAALAGMGLRVALVGRDRGKLEETKALLNVADDRALVAPCDVTDREAVEATAASIEEAFGRIDVLICNAGTNVRNRGLDVLTPEDWDRMIATNLTGPFHVVRAILPGMRARKDGLVVQICSLSGLRASTLGGAGYSASKFGQAALGLCLGREAREEGIRSTVIYPGEVNTPILDARPVPVPADRKAAILQPEDVAAAVKFLVELNPRARVPELVLTPTVDDFC encoded by the coding sequence ATGAGTCGGAAGCCGGAGACCGCGGTCGTCACGGGTGCGGGGAGCGGGATCGGGAGGGGAGTGGCCGCGGCCCTGGCGGGGATGGGGCTGCGCGTGGCCCTGGTGGGCCGAGATCGCGGCAAGCTTGAGGAGACCAAAGCCCTCCTGAACGTCGCGGACGACCGCGCGCTGGTCGCCCCTTGCGACGTCACCGACCGCGAGGCGGTGGAGGCGACGGCCGCGTCGATCGAGGAGGCGTTCGGGCGGATCGACGTCCTGATCTGCAACGCCGGCACCAACGTGCGAAACCGGGGGCTCGACGTCCTGACGCCCGAGGACTGGGACCGGATGATCGCGACCAACCTGACCGGTCCGTTCCACGTCGTCCGCGCGATCCTTCCGGGCATGCGCGCGCGGAAGGACGGGCTCGTGGTCCAGATCTGCTCGCTGTCGGGCCTGCGGGCGAGCACGCTGGGCGGGGCCGGCTACTCGGCCTCCAAGTTCGGCCAGGCGGCGCTGGGGCTCTGCCTGGGACGGGAGGCGCGCGAGGAGGGGATCCGATCCACGGTGATCTATCCCGGCGAGGTCAACACGCCGATCCTCGACGCTCGGCCCGTTCCGGTCCCCGCCGATCGGAAGGCGGCGATCCTCCAGCCCGAGGACGTGGCGGCGGCGGTCAAGTTCCTGGTGGAGCTCAACCCCCGCGCCCGCGTTCCGGAGCTGGTCCTCACGCCGACGGTCGACGACTTCTGCTGA